The genomic region CAGGCGGTGGATCGCGGCCACACGAGCACGCAGACGTGGGACGCCACGGCCGGTCTTGTGTTGGCCACGATAGAAAACCTGGAGGCGCCGGTTGCGAAAGAGCCGCGCCGCCGGCAATTGATGCCGGTGCCGTAACGAGGAAAGACACGGGCGGGACAATCCGCCGAAAGGGAGCGCATCATGCACTATTGGCTGGCGTTGGGAGTGATGGGCATGGCCGTGTCGGCGGCTTCCGCGGGAGTTGCGGCAGAAATCGCGAAGGATCGCATGCTGGTGGTGGACGGGAAACGGACCTTTGTGCTCGGCATTTACGAAAACCCGGCCGACGACGCGATCATGCGTCAGATTGCCGACGCGGGATTCAACCTGATTCAAACGCCCGCCAAAGCAGAGGCTCTCGATCGGGCCGCGTCCTTTGGCCTGCATGCGTGGATCAACACCGGCGCCAGCATTGATTTCAGCGTGGACCGCAAGGCGCGTGAAAAGGCGCTGGAAGGGCTTGTCGCGGACTACGCGGGACATCCGGCGCTGCTGGCATGGGAAGTCCCCGACGAGGCGCTGTGGAATTGCTGGTACGGCGCGATGCAGTGGCGGCACGATCAGGAACCGGCCCAGCAGCGGGCACGGATTGATGCGCTGCAGGATACCGCTCTAAAGGAACGGCTGCGCGGCATGCAGGCCGATTCGAAACGGCTTTTCTCCAGGGGCGCGATTGCCGCCTCGGAACGGATGGCCGACGAAATCTGGCGCATGCTGGGCGTCGAACCGCCAAATCCCGAACTCAATATTTCCAACGCCCAGGAACGTTCCGAAATGATGTGCAAAGGCATGATCGAAGGCTACCATCGCCTGAAAGGGCTGGACGCGAAACACCCGGTATGGATGAATCATGCGCCGCGCAACAGCATCGAACAACTTGCGGCGTTCAACCGGGGCGCGGATATCGTGGGCTGCGATATCTACCCGGTTCCGGCCTACCGCACCGGCCATTCGGACCTGATGGAACGATCGATCGCGGCCGTCGGCGCCTACACGGATCGCATGCAGGATGCGGCGCCGGGCAAGCCTGTCTGGATGGTGCTGCAGGGGTTTGCGTGGTCCGACCTGGAGAAAAATCCCACGCCGAAATCCATCGAGGAGATGCGCGTTCCGACGTTCGCCGAGTCGCGCTTCATGGCATACGATGCAATCGTCCACGGCGCGCGGGGAATCCTCTATTGGGGCACGGCCTATACGAAACGCGACGGGACGCTCTGGGCGGACCTCTTGAAGCTCGTGCGCGAACTGGCCGATTTGCAGCCCGTGCTTTCGGCGCCGGACGGGCGGATGCGGCTTCGCGTCGAACGGGCGCCCACATGGGGTTCGGGGGACCGCACGGTCCGGGTGCTGCCCAAGGCCGCCGGACGCGAAGTATGGCTGATCGTGGTCAACGAATCGCTGGAACCCATGACCTATACCGTGTCCGGCCTTAGCGGCCTCGACGGCACGCGATACCACGATCCGCAGGACGATCGCGAGGCGGTGGTGAAAAACGGTTCCCTTTCGTTGGACATTTCCCCGCAAAGCGTGCAGGTGCTGCGGCCCGAAGCGTGAACGTTCGGAGGCGCCCATGGAAACGATGAGCGTATTTTGGGATCTTTTGAACAAATGGCTCGAATGGCCGATTCTGTGGGTATGCTATTGGCTTGATTGGCCGATGCCGTCCAAAGAATGGCTTACGGCCTACAAACTGGGACTCGCCGGTCTTTTTGTTCTGATTCTCGCGGCCCTTTTTCTGGAATTGCGCCACCGATGGATTCATCGCACATGGAAGCGTAGTTTTTCGGCCGACGACCGCATCGAAAAACCGGAGAAAATCCCCGCGCATATCGCGGCGCTCGAAGCCGCGCACGATGTCGAACGCGTGGTTGAACCGCTCAAGAAAGCCAAGGCCTACGACCGGGTCGCCGAAGTGTACGCGTCCGTGAACCAGCCGCGCGAGGCGGCGGCATGGTACGAGAAGGCGGGCGACCGGCGTGCGGCCGCGCAACAATGGGCCTTGGCGGGCGAAACGCAAAAGGCGGCCGCGATTTTGCTGAAGGAGGGGGATTACGCGACGGCGGCGCGCTTCTTCGAGGAATTGCGGCAGTATGCCGACGCGGCGTCCGCGTATGAAAAGGCGGGCGACATGGCCCGCGCGGCCGGCGCCCATGCACGCGCGGGCAAGACTGATCGCGCGGCTCAATTGTTCGAGCAATGTTTCAAGTCGTCCACGCCGGACATGCCGACAGTGGAAGCCTGTTATGCATGGCTGCAATCCGAGACGACCCTGAATGCCTTGGATGCGGACCGGCGCAACGGCCTGATGGCGGCGCTGGCGCCGTGTTTCGAATCGGCAGGACGCAACGAAACCGCCGCCCAACTGTACCGGGCCGCGGGACAATCCGCCAAGGCGGGCGAACTTTTCGCGCAAGCCGGCCTTTTCCAGGAAGCGGCGCGCTGCCTTCAGGACGCGGGCTGCCTACCCGAAGCGCGCCGGATGCTTGCGCGACATTACGAAACCATCGGGCGATGGGAAGACGCGGCCAAGGCCTATGCGGCCCTTGGCGAACACCACGCCGCCGCCGCTGCGTTTGCAAAGGCCGGCAACAAGGCGGCCGCCGCCGCTTCCCATGAAAAAGCGGGCGAATTCTATCCGGCCGCCGTCGCGTATGCCGCCGTCGGCGACTGGCCGGCAACCGCGCGCGCGGCCGCCAAGGTCGGCGGCGACGATCCCAAGTCGGATGCGGCGCGGGCGCTGCTCGGACAGGCCTTGTTTGAATTGAAAGATTATGCGCGATCGGCCCAGGTGCTTGAAGAACTGCTGACGGGCAAATGGATTGACGCCGACAACGTGGCGCTGATGTACGCGCTGGGCGTCGCGTGGGAATCCGCCGGCCATCTTGAAAAAGCCCGCGAGGCGTATCGGAAAGTCGGCATGTTCAACCCGATGTACAAGGACATCGCCGAGCGTCTCAAACGAAGCGACAAACCGGAGTAAGGCGGGTTCCGCCTGAACGGCAAGAACCCGGTTCGACAAGATGACTTTACTGGCCTTTTCCATATGGCTCGTTGGCCTTGGATTCAGCGGGGAGGAAGTTTCGATGCAACTGTTCGCAACGGCCAATCAGGTGTGCGAGATAACGTTCACAAGCAGCGCCCGGTACGACGATCCCTACAATGAAATTGAAATGGAGGGCGTGTTCCACCACCCGGACGGGCGGACTTTCAAGATTCCCGCGTTTTGGCGCGGGGGAGGCCGTTGGGCGATTCGTTTCAGTCCGCCGGATGTTGGCGAGTATACATTCGAGACGAAATGCTCACGTGCTGCCGATCGCGGCCTGCACGGCGTTTCGGGGAAATTGGCCGTTGGCGCGTACACCGGCGAAAACCCGTTGTACCGTCACGGGCGGCTGCGCGTCGCCGCCGACAAACGCCATTTCGAACACGCCGACGGTACGCCGTTCTTCTGGATGGGCGACACGTGGTGGATGGGACTGTCGCAACGGCTCGACTGGCCGAACGGATTTCAGATGCTGGCCGCCGACCGCGTCGCAAAAGGTTTCAACGTCGTCCAGATCATCGCGGGACCTTATCCCGACATGGACGCGTGGGACGCGCGCGGGCGAAACGAGGCGGGGTTTCCGTTCGCCGCCGATTTCGCGCGCGTGAATCCGGCCTACTTCGACATGGCCGATCTCAAAATCGCCCATCTGGCCGACACCGGCCTCATGCCGTGCATCGTCGGAATGTGGGGTTACTACATGCCCCGGATCGGCGAGGAACGGATCAAACGCTACTGGCGCTATCTTGTGGCGCGATATGGCGCGTATCCCGTCGCGTGGTGCATCTGCGGCGAAGGGACAATGGCCTACTACCTATCGAAAACGCCCAAGGAAGACGCCGCCGCGCAGAAAACCGGATGGACGCATGTGATGGCCTATGTCCGCGAAATTGACGGCCACCATAATCTCATTTCGATTCATCCGACCCAGTATGGACGCGAACAAGTCGAGGACCCGGCCTTGATGGATTTCGAGATGTTGCAGACCGGCCACGGCGATCTCGACAGCGTCGCCCCGACCGCCGAAACGGTCATTGCCGCCATGGGGCGGACGCCCGCGATGCCCGTGGTCAATTCCGAGGTTAATTACGAAGGCATTCTGGGCCGCTGCTGGCAGAACGTCCAGCGCCTGTGCTTTTACGTGTCCGCGCTCAACGGCGTCGCGGGCTACACCTACGGCGCGAACGGCATCTGGCAGATGAGCACGCGCGAGAACCCGTACGGGCCGTCGCCGCACGGGCGCTGTTGGGGCAACACGCCGTGGCGGGATGCGATGCTCCTTCCCGGCGGGAAACAGGCGGCGTGGGGCGCATCCTTCATGCGCCGTTTTCCGTGGTGGGAAATGGAACGTCGTCCCGAATGGGTCGAGCCGGCATGGAAACGCGAGAACCCCTACACCTGCACCGCCGCCGGCATTCCCGGAAAACTCCGCGTCATCTACACCCCGATGGCATGGGATCCGCCACTCGTCAAGGGGCTTGAACCCGGCGTGGCTTATCGGGCCTACTACGCCGACCCCTGCACCGGCACGGATCATCCCATCGGCGACGTCACACCCGACGCGGAAGGCAACTGGCGCCCGCCCATCCCGCCGGAAGTGCATGATTGGCTATTGGTTCTCACCGCCACGTAAACCGTTGGCGATTAAAACGTCCATGGGAAAAGGACACAAAGAACGTCAAGGACATTTATCCGGCGGGTGAAGTCCTTTTTGGCGTTGAGTGTCTTGTCCCGGATTCAGCCCTTCCGGCAACTCCCGATTCTATCCTCGACGGGGAGTAAATCGGCGTTGCGCTTCTTTGGAAGGCATGGGAAGTTGACAGACACGAGGGGCGTGGGATAGGCTGGCAACCAAGGCGGGCCTGTGGACGTTCCGCCGGGAGAAAACAATACATGGCATCGGCAAAATATTTGTTGGTCGTGGCGCTGGCGGCCTTATGCTGCGGCTGTTCCACGGTCGGCCGTTATCCCCAATTGCTCGAACCGGCGATGACCCCCCCGGAACTCAAGGCGGGCGAGACGGCCGTGATTACCGTGCGCGTTTCGGACCGGCACAACATCATTCACCGCGTCGAAGGCGTGGTACGCGAGGATCCCGCGGTGAAACTGAAACTGCGTGACGACGGCAAGGCGCCCGATGAAAAGGCGGGCGACGGCGTTTGGTCGCTTCAGGTGGATGCGCCGTTTCAGGCGCCTGCGGGCCAGTACCATGTTGATCTGACCGCTTACCGACAGGACGGTTCACCGGTTCCCATGCGCAAGGATGGACAAAAACAGCCGTTGACCGCAACCATCCCGGTCGCCATTCTCAATCCCTGAACCAACGAACGGAGCGCATTGACCCATCCATGAACACGATTGGCTTTCTTGCCGTTCTTGCCGGCGCCTTTGCGGCGCCGAACGTGGTGCTGTTGTCCGTGGACACGTTGCGCGCGGATTACTTGGGTTGCTACGGGTATCCGCATCCCTCGTCGCCAGTCTTGGACGCCTTTGCAACAGAAGGGTTGCTGTTCGAGGACTGCGTGTGCGAGGTGCCGCTGACGCTTCCCTCGTTCGGCTGCATGTTTTCCGGCTTGTATCCCCGGACGACCGGCACAACCAAAAACGGCTTGCGAATGCCCGAAACGAAACCGCTTATCACCGAAGTATTCAAAAAGGCGGGCTATCAGACGTTTTGCGTTCAAAGCAATTGGCCCCTGAAAGGCCGCCTGTCGGGTCTCGATCGCGGTTTCGACGTCTACAACGACGAGTTCGAGCAGAAACGCTGGGGATTCATGCTCGGCGAACGCAACGCCGAACAGGTCACCGCAGCCGGCCTGGAGATACTCGGCCAGCGCGATCCGGCCAAGCCCTTTTTCCTGTGGATCCACTATTCGGATCCGCACGCGCCCTATGAAATGCACAAGAAATTCAACGTGCTGGGCCAATCGCCCGGCAGTCTCGAACCGCGCGAGCGTGTACGCGCGAAGTATGCCTCGGAAGTGGCCTTTACCGATTACCACATCGGACGTTTCCTTGCCGCGCTGCCCGGCGAGAACACCTTCGTCATGTTTGTGGCGGATCACGGCGAGAGCCTATTCGAGCACAACTATCTTGGCCATGGACGGCGCATCTTTCAGACCAACCTGCACGTGCCGTTTATTTTGCGCGGCCCCGGCATCGCGCCGGGCCGGTCGAAATCGCCGGTCTGCGTGCTCGACGTCGCGCCGACGCTGCTGGGTATGGGAGGATTTTCGCCCCTGCCCGGCATGGAAGGCCGGAACGTGCTCCTTGATCCCCCCGGTCCCTCCACGGTTCGCCATGTCGAAACCTACGGCGGCGCGGTACCCCGGCTGCCGTTGCTAAGGGCGTTGTTGCGCAACCGTGGTCCCCAGAAACGCGGCATCATCCACGAAGGCTGGAAGTTGATTATCGGCGGCGGCGCCCATTTGTTCTATCTGCCCGAAGACCCGAAAGAGTCAAGCAACCTGGCCCGCAAACACCCCGAACGTGTGGCCGCCCTTCGCAAAATGATCGATCAATGGGACAAGGCGCATCCCCGCGGCAAAGCCTGCGAATCCAAACTCTCCGCCGAGGACGTGGAAGCCCTACGGGGCCTTGGCTATTTGTATTGACGCGGCGGACAAGTACGTCTCCGGATTCACCGCGACGCCTTCCCGGCGAACCTCGAAGTGGACATGCGGGCCCGTGGCCCGTCCCGTGCTGCCCACCTTCGCAATGCGGGTCGTTTCCGTAACCCGGTCGCCTTTGCGCACGAGATTTTTCTGATTGTGCGCATAAAGCGTCTGCACGCCGTCCGCATGCTGCACGATGACCGTGTTGCCGTACCCGGCCTGCCAACCGCTGAAGACAACCCGGCCCGGTTCAGCCGGATGAATTGCCGTACCCGCCTGGGCCGTCAAATCAATGCCCGCGTGCCATTCGCGTGCGCCCGTGAACGGATCGGAGCGCATTCCGTAACCGGATGAAACCTGCAAAGGCCCGTCCAGAATCGCCTTTACGGATCGGATCGGCGCGGAGGCCGTCCGGCGCTCTACCAGCGATTGGATCAACGCGGTCAATTCGTCGCTCGGCGGCGCTTGTACTTTCGCGGGTGCGGCCCGCACGGCCACCGGCAAAGGCGGCGCCGCATTCAGCGGCGACAGATCGAGTTTCTGGCCGATGGCTATGCGGTTTGCATCGGCAAGGCGATTGGCATGGGCCACTTTACGGACCGCCTCGCCTATGTCCTGTTGGGACGGATTCATGCCTTGTTGCCGCAATGCCCTGCTGCAAATGGCCGACAAGGTGTCGCCCGCCCTGACCGTGTATTCGCCAAGGGGGGGCTTGTTCGAGGAATCCGGCGCCTGCATGCGATCCAAAAGGTCTTGGAATGTCGTCGAGGAGGAACGCAGGGCCGTTGCGGGCGAAAACGCCGTTACCGGACGCCGGTAGTCCGTCCCGATGGCCGACACGTGTGCCGTCATTTGCCCATGGCCCTCCCGATGCAATTGCCCGGAAAGCGCAACCGGCGTGCCACTGGGAAAAGGCAACTCTAACACATTGAAATAAAAAGGCTTGTCTCTCTACCCGTATTCGCGATATCGCGACAAGGTAGGAAGAAACTGCCGCAACGCGGACGATATAGACTTTATGGACGTGGAAAGTTATTCGCCTTTCGGGAGAAGTCCACGGGATCCACAACGCCCACCTTGTCCACAGCGAAAGATACGCGCTCGACCGCCAATGGGCCGGTGCGAAAGGTTTATTCGGTGTCCGGCGCCGCAGTTGCCTTGTTGCGTGGCCAAAGCGCCACAACCGACAGGAATATCATCACGAATCCCCACAGTTCCTGATACAGTTTTTCCGGCGTCTGAGCCGAATACGAAGGAACCGGACGCCCCGGCTTGGTCACCATACCAATATGCATAAGACGTTCCTCCAATTCCGCGATAATTCAACCAAGCGCATTATAGCAGCATCCTGAAAAGTCTACAACACACACACGCGGCGGATGGAGTTTCCGCGTCAGGCGTTGCTGGCGAGACCGAGGGTCTGGGCGAAACGGCGGAAGAAACCGCTGCGGGCGCGGTCGGCTTCGGCGCGTTGGCGGACCATCTTTCCAGCGAGGTCCTGAACGCATTTTGCCGCAGGCGACGCCGGAAACGCGATGGTGAAGGGGGTGCTCTGCATGACGCTCTGGGTGACATGCGGATCGCGCAGGATATGGCCGAGGTACGACAACGTAAGGCCGAGGTATTGCCTTGCGACACGGGTTAGGTTCGTCATGACGGCGAGGGCCTGCTGTGGACTTGCGGCCATGTTGACGATAAGCCGGAACGAAGCATCCTCGCGGATGCCGGCAATCGTTTTGATCGTGGCGTAGGCGTCCACGATGGCGGAAGGTTCCGGCGTTGTCACGAGCAGGATTTCGTCCGCGGCGGCGGCGAACCGCACGGCGTTCTGGCCAATGCCCGCCATCGTGTCAATGATGACGAAATCGGCCATCTCCTGAAGATCATGGAGTCCGTCCAGCACGTTTTGCCGCGCGCGCGCGTTGAGATCGGCCAGTTTGGCGAGGCCGGAAGTGCCGGGGACTATCAGGATGTCCGCCGGGCCTTTCATAAGGATGTCGCGCATGGGTTTCTCGCCGTCAATCACGTGCTGGAGGTTGTGGAACGAATTGAGGCCCATCAACACTTCGACGTTGGCAAGGCCGAGATCGGCGTCGAGCACGATGACCCGTTTGGCTTGCCGGGCGATGGCGATGGCGAGATTGACGCTCACCGTCGTCTTGCCAACGCCGCCCTTGCCGCTGGTCACGGCGAGTACGCGGGCCATGTTCTGGTGTTTTCGGACGAATTCACGCAGATTGTGCGCTTGATCCACGGCAGGAATCTCCTTCTTCGAGCAGCAGCCGCGCCACCTTGCCGGGCGTGGCGATCTCGATGTCGTCGGGCACGTTTTGTCCCGTGCTGAAATAACTCAGGGGCAGGCCGCTTTCGGCCGCCAAGTCGAACAGGGCGCCGAAGCGTCCCGTTTCGTCGAGCTTTGAAAAGAGCAGCGAGGAAGGCCGCAGGCAATTGAACCGCGCGGCGATGGCGCGCAGGTCGTCCGCGCAGGTTCCGGCGCTGAGCACGAGCATGACGTCGTCGGGCGGCGCGGCGTCGAATTCCGATTTCAACTCGCGGATCTGTTCCTCGTTGAACGGGCTGCTGCCGGCCGTGTCCACAAACACGAAATCATAGTCCGCGAAAGCTTCGAGCGCGATCAGGTATTCGCTGGCGTCGTTGGCGATGCGCATGGGCAATCCGGCAATGGTCGCGTACACGCGCAACTGTTCCGGCGCGGCGACGCGGTAGGTGTCGAGCGTGACGATGGCGACGCGCGCGCGGTCGCGGATGGCGAACAGTGCGGCGAGTTTCGCGAGGTTCGTCGTCTTTCCGACGCCTGTGGGGCCGATCAGCGCGACGACGCGCCGGGCCGCCCCCGCGCGCGCCAGGCCGTGTGTCACCAGCACGCGTTTTTGAATTTCCATGCGGAGCCGTTCGGTGAAGACGCGCGGATTGCGCAGGATCGATCGGTCGGCATTGCCCACGACCGCGTCCATCAGGGATGCCGCCAGCGTGCGTCCCATGCCGCTATCCACAAGCCGGCGGTAGTGCGGAATGAAATCGGACGGAAACTCCGTACAGGGTGTCTCGGCGACCAGCACCTGCAGCAGACGGCGCATCTCCTCGACTTCGCGCCGCAGATCCGGCGGGGCTTGCTCCTTTTTGCCCGGCGGCCCGGCCGCGGTTTCCTGACGGGGCGTGGCGGCGGCGGCTCGTTGTTGCGCAAGCCGGCGGAAGAACGCGACGGTTTCGCGCATGGCCTCGTCGGAACCGGCGGCCGTTTGGTGCGCGGAGTACTTTTTTTCGGCCAGACTCTTCGGGCGTGCGAGGGGCTTGGCGGGCGGCGAGGCGGTCAGTTGAATCGCCTTGCGTCCGAACAGGCCGAACAGACCGCCCTCCCTTACTTCGGCCGTGTTCAGGACGATCGCGTCCTCGCCGAGTTGGCGGACCATCTGCCGGTAGGCGTCGTCGAAAGTGCCGGCGGTAAACGTGTGCAGTTTGCGTTCCATGTTATGCACTCACTTGTCCCTCGCTCTGTACCTGCACTTCGGGATCGATTTCATTGTATGAAAGCACGACGATTTTCGGGATGCGCCGTTCGACCATGCGCCGGAAATACCGCCGCACCGGCGCGGATGTCAGCACCACCGGCTCATGTCCCACCAGCGTCAGCGGCTGCACGGCCTGCGCGGCATTGCGCGCTATGAGATCCGCGCGATTCGGCGCGATGGGCACGTATTCCCCGGTTTCGCCCTGCCGCACCGCGTCGAGGATCTCGCGCTCGACGGCGGGATCGAGCGTCACGACGTGCAACACGCGTCCTTCGTCGGCGTACTGTGCGGAAATTTCGCGGGCGAGCCGGTGCCGGCAATACTCGGTCAGGATGTCGAGATCCTTCGTGCGCGGGGCGTAATCGGCCAGCGTTTCCAGGATGGCTTCAAGATTTCGGATGGACACGCGCTCGCGCAGGAGGTTGTGCAGTATTTTCTGCACTTCGCCGAGGGTCAGCAGATTCGGCAGCAATTCCTCGACCACGCTGGGAGACGTTTCCTTGAGATGCTTGATCAGGTTCTGCACATCTTCCCGGGTGAGCAGATCGCTTGCGTGCGCCGTGATGAGTTCCGTGAGATGCGTGGCCAGCACGGCGGTCGGTTCGACGATGGTGTAGCCGAGACGCTCGGCCCGGTCGCGATGGGCACGGGCGACCCACGTGGCCTGCAGGCCGAACGCGGGTTCCTTCGTCGGAACCCCCTCGATCTCCTCTTCGGCAAGGCCGGGATTCATGGCCATGAAATGTTCGGGCAGCAATTCGTATCCGCCAATGATGGCCTCGCGCAGGCGCACGCGATATTCGTTCGGACGTAGACGCATATTGTCCACAATTCGGATGACCGGCACGACGAACCCCAGTTTGGTGGCGATTTGCTGCCGGATGATCTGGATGCGCGTGAGTAGATCGCCGCCCTGTTTCGGATCGGCAAGGGCAATCAGTCCGTAGCCCAGTTCGATCTTCAGCGGATCGATCGTCAACAAATCTTCCGTGCGGGGCTGTGCCTCTGCGCGTGTGGCTTCCTGATCGGCAAGTTCCTTGGAAAGTTGCGCGGCCTCGCGCGCCTTGAACGCCTCGTTCGCGCGATAGGCGCCCATCGCCAGCAAGCCGGCCACAATCATAAACGGCACTGTCGGCATGCCGGGCACAAGCCCGAAAATCGCGAGCATCGCCGCGGACACGCCCAGCGCGCGCGGGTATCGCGTCAATTGGCGCCCGAAGTCCACCCCCATGTTTTCCTCGGTCGCCGTGCGCGTCACGATGAGGCCCGCCGCGGTCGAAACGACCAGCGCGGGCACTTGTGTGACGAGGCCGTCGCCGATGGTCAGTTGCGTGTAGACGCGCAAGGCGTCGGTGACCGGCAGCCCGCGCATCAGCACGCCGATGATCAATCCGCCGATGATGTTGACAATCGTGATGACCAACCCGGCAATGGCGTCGCCGCGGACGAATTTCGTCGCGCCGTCCATCGCCCCGTAAAAGTCCGCCTCGCGCTCGATCCCCTGCCGGCGCGCACGCGCCTGGGCCTCGGTGATGAGGCCCGCGTTCAGATCGGCGTCCACGCCCATCTGTTTGCCGGGCATGGCGTCCAAGGTAAAACGCGCGGCCACTTCCGAAATGCGCTGCGCGCCCCGCGTGATGACCACGAACTGGATCACCACAAGGATAAGGAAAATGACGGCTCCGACCACGAAACTGCCGCTCGTCACAAAACTTCCAAACGCATTGATCACGTTGCCCGCATAGCCGTTCGCGAGGATCAGGCGCGTCGAGGCCACATTCAGACTGAGGCGGAACAGCGTCAGGATCAACAGCATCGAGGGAAACACGGCGAATTCGACGGGGCGTTGCAGGTAGATGGTGGCGAGCAGGGTAACGACCGAAATCGAGATGTTGACGGTCAGCAGGATGTCGAGCGCCCATGTCGGGATGGGAATGACCAGCACGACCAGAATGCCGATCACGCACACGGCCAGCGCGACATCCTGATTGTCCGCCAAATTCCACGGACGCTGCGTCTCGACTTGTCCTATCGCCACTCGCCCACTCCAAACGCCAAATTCCCAACTTCTAACTTCTAACTTCTAACTTCTTATCATGCCGCCGCCTCGTTCCATTGCCGGTTCCGTTCGCGGATTTTCTCCGCCCGCCGGTCAATGCGATACACATAGGCCAGCACCTCGGCCACCGCGCGGAACAGGTTTTCCGGCACGGGATGGCCCACCTCGACCGTTCGGTATATTGTGCGCGCCAATTCGGGTTTTTGCACGATGGGCACATCGTTTGCCATGGCGATTTCGCGGATGCGTTCGGCCAGGATCCGCGCGCCTTTCGCCACGACGACCGGCGCGGCCATCTCCGCCGCGTCGTACCGCAGCGCAACCGCAAACCGCGTCGGATTGGTTACGATCACGTCCGCCTTCGGCACTTCGGCCATCATCCGCTGCATCGCGATGCGTCGCTGGATCTGCCGGATACGCTGTTTGATGCGTGGATCGCCCTCGTATTCCTTCAATTCTTCACGGGCTTCCTGCGTGGTCATCATGAGGTTGCGTTCACGCTGCCAATACTGAAACCCGTAGTCGAGAATGCCAAGGACCAGCAGGGCAAGGGCGATCCGCCACCAGAGCGTGGCGATCATCGCGCCCACCACCGGCAGCAGCGCGAGCGGCGTTAGCCCCATCAGGTTCACATAATCGTCCAGATGTCCCTGCACCGTAATCCAGGTGATGTACAGCGCCAGCCCCACCTTGAGAAGCGACTTGACGAGTTCGGCCAACGATCGCAGTGAAAAATAATTCGACAGGCCCTTGATTGGATTCAGTTTCGACAATTTCGGCGTCATCGGCTTCGTC from Candidatus Hydrogenedentota bacterium harbors:
- a CDS encoding DUF4038 domain-containing protein → MQLFATANQVCEITFTSSARYDDPYNEIEMEGVFHHPDGRTFKIPAFWRGGGRWAIRFSPPDVGEYTFETKCSRAADRGLHGVSGKLAVGAYTGENPLYRHGRLRVAADKRHFEHADGTPFFWMGDTWWMGLSQRLDWPNGFQMLAADRVAKGFNVVQIIAGPYPDMDAWDARGRNEAGFPFAADFARVNPAYFDMADLKIAHLADTGLMPCIVGMWGYYMPRIGEERIKRYWRYLVARYGAYPVAWCICGEGTMAYYLSKTPKEDAAAQKTGWTHVMAYVREIDGHHNLISIHPTQYGREQVEDPALMDFEMLQTGHGDLDSVAPTAETVIAAMGRTPAMPVVNSEVNYEGILGRCWQNVQRLCFYVSALNGVAGYTYGANGIWQMSTRENPYGPSPHGRCWGNTPWRDAMLLPGGKQAAWGASFMRRFPWWEMERRPEWVEPAWKRENPYTCTAAGIPGKLRVIYTPMAWDPPLVKGLEPGVAYRAYYADPCTGTDHPIGDVTPDAEGNWRPPIPPEVHDWLLVLTAT
- a CDS encoding sulfatase encodes the protein MNTIGFLAVLAGAFAAPNVVLLSVDTLRADYLGCYGYPHPSSPVLDAFATEGLLFEDCVCEVPLTLPSFGCMFSGLYPRTTGTTKNGLRMPETKPLITEVFKKAGYQTFCVQSNWPLKGRLSGLDRGFDVYNDEFEQKRWGFMLGERNAEQVTAAGLEILGQRDPAKPFFLWIHYSDPHAPYEMHKKFNVLGQSPGSLEPRERVRAKYASEVAFTDYHIGRFLAALPGENTFVMFVADHGESLFEHNYLGHGRRIFQTNLHVPFILRGPGIAPGRSKSPVCVLDVAPTLLGMGGFSPLPGMEGRNVLLDPPGPSTVRHVETYGGAVPRLPLLRALLRNRGPQKRGIIHEGWKLIIGGGAHLFYLPEDPKESSNLARKHPERVAALRKMIDQWDKAHPRGKACESKLSAEDVEALRGLGYLY
- a CDS encoding peptidoglycan DD-metalloendopeptidase family protein, whose protein sequence is MTAHVSAIGTDYRRPVTAFSPATALRSSSTTFQDLLDRMQAPDSSNKPPLGEYTVRAGDTLSAICSRALRQQGMNPSQQDIGEAVRKVAHANRLADANRIAIGQKLDLSPLNAAPPLPVAVRAAPAKVQAPPSDELTALIQSLVERRTASAPIRSVKAILDGPLQVSSGYGMRSDPFTGAREWHAGIDLTAQAGTAIHPAEPGRVVFSGWQAGYGNTVIVQHADGVQTLYAHNQKNLVRKGDRVTETTRIAKVGSTGRATGPHVHFEVRREGVAVNPETYLSAASIQIAKAP
- a CDS encoding MinD/ParA family protein, giving the protein MDQAHNLREFVRKHQNMARVLAVTSGKGGVGKTTVSVNLAIAIARQAKRVIVLDADLGLANVEVLMGLNSFHNLQHVIDGEKPMRDILMKGPADILIVPGTSGLAKLADLNARARQNVLDGLHDLQEMADFVIIDTMAGIGQNAVRFAAAADEILLVTTPEPSAIVDAYATIKTIAGIREDASFRLIVNMAASPQQALAVMTNLTRVARQYLGLTLSYLGHILRDPHVTQSVMQSTPFTIAFPASPAAKCVQDLAGKMVRQRAEADRARSGFFRRFAQTLGLASNA
- the flhF gene encoding flagellar biosynthesis protein FlhF — its product is MERKLHTFTAGTFDDAYRQMVRQLGEDAIVLNTAEVREGGLFGLFGRKAIQLTASPPAKPLARPKSLAEKKYSAHQTAAGSDEAMRETVAFFRRLAQQRAAAATPRQETAAGPPGKKEQAPPDLRREVEEMRRLLQVLVAETPCTEFPSDFIPHYRRLVDSGMGRTLAASLMDAVVGNADRSILRNPRVFTERLRMEIQKRVLVTHGLARAGAARRVVALIGPTGVGKTTNLAKLAALFAIRDRARVAIVTLDTYRVAAPEQLRVYATIAGLPMRIANDASEYLIALEAFADYDFVFVDTAGSSPFNEEQIRELKSEFDAAPPDDVMLVLSAGTCADDLRAIAARFNCLRPSSLLFSKLDETGRFGALFDLAAESGLPLSYFSTGQNVPDDIEIATPGKVARLLLEEGDSCRGSSAQSA
- the flhA gene encoding flagellar biosynthesis protein FlhA; the encoded protein is MAIGQVETQRPWNLADNQDVALAVCVIGILVVLVIPIPTWALDILLTVNISISVVTLLATIYLQRPVEFAVFPSMLLILTLFRLSLNVASTRLILANGYAGNVINAFGSFVTSGSFVVGAVIFLILVVIQFVVITRGAQRISEVAARFTLDAMPGKQMGVDADLNAGLITEAQARARRQGIEREADFYGAMDGATKFVRGDAIAGLVITIVNIIGGLIIGVLMRGLPVTDALRVYTQLTIGDGLVTQVPALVVSTAAGLIVTRTATEENMGVDFGRQLTRYPRALGVSAAMLAIFGLVPGMPTVPFMIVAGLLAMGAYRANEAFKAREAAQLSKELADQEATRAEAQPRTEDLLTIDPLKIELGYGLIALADPKQGGDLLTRIQIIRQQIATKLGFVVPVIRIVDNMRLRPNEYRVRLREAIIGGYELLPEHFMAMNPGLAEEEIEGVPTKEPAFGLQATWVARAHRDRAERLGYTIVEPTAVLATHLTELITAHASDLLTREDVQNLIKHLKETSPSVVEELLPNLLTLGEVQKILHNLLRERVSIRNLEAILETLADYAPRTKDLDILTEYCRHRLAREISAQYADEGRVLHVVTLDPAVEREILDAVRQGETGEYVPIAPNRADLIARNAAQAVQPLTLVGHEPVVLTSAPVRRYFRRMVERRIPKIVVLSYNEIDPEVQVQSEGQVSA